From the genome of Desulfovibrio sp. JY:
CCGGGCGGCGCTGTCCTACCTGCGCTCCCGTTCGGGGCTCTACGGCCTCAAGCCCGATTTCCACAAGGAAATCGACATCCACATCCACGTGCCCGAGGGCGCCATTCCCAAGGACGGCCCGTCGGCCGGCATCACGCTGGCCACGACCATCATCTCGGCGCTGCTCAATATCCCGGTGCGAAACGACCTGGCCATGACCGGCGAAATAACGCTTCGCGGCCGGGTGCTGCCCATCGGCGGTCTGCGCGAGAAGCTCCTCGCCGCCCACCGGGGCCTTATCCGCACGGCGATCATTCCGGCGGAAAACGAAAAGGACTTGAAGGAGGTGCCCGAGGCCATCCTCAAGGACATGAAGATCATCACGGTCGAGAGCATGGACGAGGTGCTGTCCAAGGCGCTCGTCTGCCAGGAGCCGGAAAAGGTGTTCTGTCGCAGCCTCGGCAACGACGTGCCCCTGGCCGAGTCGTTGCTCAAGGAAGAGTTCCGCCCCGAGCCCCGGCATTAGCCGGTTGGATGTGCCTCCGGCGGCCAGGGGAGGCTCCGCCTCCCCTGGACCCCACCGCCGGGGGGCTTGATGCCCCCCGGTCCCCCCTTTCCCGCCATAAAAAAGCGAGGGCTGCAAGCAGCCCTCGCTTTTTTATGGCGAAGAGCGGTCGAAAGTTTCGCCGCCCCGCTTACCCCTTGAAAAGTTTTGGGGAGGGGAGAGCGCGAGAGGGGGACCCTTTTTTCCAAAAAGGGTCCCCCTCTCGCACTTCTTATTCCGAATCCGACGCCTCTTCTTCGCGTTGCCGGTCCAGCTCGGCCAGCTTCTGGCAGCGCAGTTTGCGCAGCTTTTCGCCGGACACCGGGCCGCGCATGCGCTGTTTGCCGGGCAGATGCACCGACAGCATGTCGCGCAGGTCCCGCTTAGCCAGCGGCCAGACGTCCGCGCCGCAATCGGCGGCCACGACCTCGAACAGCGGTTCGACCAGTTCGTGCTTGTGCAGCCAGGTGAGCATGTCCACCCGGGTGCCGGCCCGCAGCTCCCCGTAGTGCGCCGCCTTCATGTGCAGTCTTGCCGCCGCCACGCCGGCCTCGCGCACCCGGTTGGGGAGCTTGAGGCGTTTGCCGAGTTCCTCGGCCACGTCGGCCCCGACGTCGTCATGGCCGTGGTGGCTCGGCCACTGGCTTTCCGGCGTCAGCGTCTTGCCCAGGTCGTGGCATACGGCCATCCAGCCGGCGATGGGCTTGCCGGCGAGAATGTCGACCAGATCGCACAGGTGGGTGAACACGCTGCCGTCATGATGCTCGGGTGGGCCGGCCGGCACGTTTCGCGCGGCTTCGAGTTCGGGCATCCAGGGCAGCAGACAGCCGGTTTCGGCCAGCAGGCTGAAAAAGCGCGAGGGTTTGGCCGCGTCCAGGGCCTTGCGTACTTCCTGGGCCACGCGTTCGGCGAAAACGTCGTCGAGCGCCCCGCAGGCGGCCACGGCCCGCATCTGGGCGATCAGTTCCGGGTGGGGCGAAAAATCGGGCAACGAGGCCGCGAACCGGGCCGCTCGGAAGACGCGCAGCGGATCGTCGAACATGGACATCTCGCCGCACGGGCGCAAAATCCGGTCGCGCAGATCGGGCAGGGCCAGGGGATGGAAGTGCAGCCGGCCGGCGATATGGCTCGAATCGCCCATGGCGATGGCGTTTATGGTGAGGTCCCGGGCCAGCAGATCCTCATGGATATCCCCGCCGCGCGGCCAGGCGTACTGGGCGCTGCCGAGCATGAAAACCGGAAAGGTCTTGCCGACTTGCCGGGCTCTCCGATACCTTCGCATAAACGCCTCGGGCGTGGCGTCGACAATGAGATAATCCTGATCCATCACAGGGCGGCCCAGCAGAATGTCGCGGACCGCGCCGCCTACGAGATACCGTTTCATGCATGACTCCGGTGCGGACATTGGCCCAAAAAGCCTGAAAAATCCAGGGGGCGAAGGCTCCATGCCGCAAAACCCCTTCGCGGGGGGGGGCATCTGGCTTTGGCGCGACGGTGCGCCGGAGCTGGCCGGGGCGCTTTCTCCTGAAATTCTGGCGGGTTCCCATCCACTGTGGGCGGCCGACATGGCGCGGCTGGCCCCGTGGCGCGAGGTCGCCCTCGGCCCGGAGTATGGCCCCGCCGCCGGAAGGTGGCTCGTGGCCGAAGGGGATGCCGGCCAGGTGGCCGATGCCGTTTTGTGCGTGGGACGCTGCGGCTCGAGCCTGGATGTGGCCCGCGTCTTCGTCGCGGCCGGATTTTTGCCGCCTTTTTCCTCGGTGCTGGCGCTTACCCAGACCAGCGGCCGGGGCCAGATGCGTCGGGACTGGGTTTCCCCGCCGGGAAACCTTTATGCCGCGCTTTCCTGGCCCGCCGATTCCGGCCCGCTTGGCAACGCCGCGCCGGTTGTCGTCGGGGCCTGCCTGGCCGATGCGCTCTATGACAAGGGGCTCGCGGCCCGGGTCAAGTGGCCCAACGACCTGCTGGTGGACGGTTGCAAGGTGGGCGGCATATTGCTCGAAGAGCAGGGCGGGGCGGTTGTGGCCGGCATCGGGATCAATCTGTCCAGTGCCCCGGATGCGGCCTTTTTACGCCGGGAACATGCCGCCCCGGCGGCGGCGCTTGGCGCTTTTGGCGAGGTCCCCGGCGCTGTTACGCTGTGGGCCGAACTTGTGAAGTCCGGGCAAACCTGCTATCGGCAGTGCGTTGCGGTATCGGGCGCGCGGGAGTTATCCCGTTTCCTGGAGGGCCGTCTGGCCTGGATGGGGCGGGAGGTGCTCGTGCGTGAAAGCGATGCGGACGGTTTTCGGGCGCGGATCGTTGGTTTGACCGAGGACGGGGGGCTTCGGCTGCGGCGTGACGATCAGGGCCCCGGGCAGGATATGACGCTTCTCAGCGGGAGCATCTCCCTCCTTTTATAGCCGGCCCCCGCCGGAAAGTCACACGTGACAATAGGATTGGTCGCCCCCTGGGGTGAGAGGACAGCATGATCGCCAAGACGTTCCTTGAAGTCCTTTCCGAAGTGGAAGGGAAAAAGATTCTCGTCGCCAACCGGGGGATTTCCGCCCGGCGGGTGTTGCGTTCCATTCGCGAACGGCTCCACGCCATTCCGGTTTTGACCGTCACCGATGTGGACATGACGTCTCCGGCCACCGCCGGCGCTCACGAACTCATCACGTTGGGGGCCGACCCGCGGGCCTACCTCGATATCGACGGCATCATCAAAAAAGCCAAGGCCCACGGTGTGGTGGCTATCCACCCCGGCTGGGGCTTCGCTTCGGAAGACGAGGAATTTCCGCGCAAATGCGCCGAAGCCGGCATCATCTTCATCGGTTCCTCGGCCGAGGCCATGAAAAAGCTCGGCAACAAGGTCGAGGTACGCAAGATCGCCATGTCCCTCGGCGTCCCGGTCGTACCCGGCTCCGAAGGTTCGGTCACCATCCCCGAGGCCCGCGAGATCGCGGCCAAGATCGGCTTTCCCATCATGCTCAAGGCCGAGGGCGGCGGCGGCGGCCGAGGCATCTACGAAATTTATTCCGAAGCTCAGCTCGAATCCGCTTTTTCCAAGGCCTCGGCCATGGCCCAGGCCTCGTTCGGCAATCCGCGCCTGTTCGTGGAAAAGCTGCTTACGTCCGTACGCCATATCGAAATCCAGGTGGCGGCCGACATGCACGGCAACATTTTCGCTTTTGACGAGCGCGATTGTTCCGTGCAGCGCAACCACCAGAAACTCGTCGAGATCACGCCCTCG
Proteins encoded in this window:
- a CDS encoding HD domain-containing protein; this translates as MKRYLVGGAVRDILLGRPVMDQDYLIVDATPEAFMRRYRRARQVGKTFPVFMLGSAQYAWPRGGDIHEDLLARDLTINAIAMGDSSHIAGRLHFHPLALPDLRDRILRPCGEMSMFDDPLRVFRAARFAASLPDFSPHPELIAQMRAVAACGALDDVFAERVAQEVRKALDAAKPSRFFSLLAETGCLLPWMPELEAARNVPAGPPEHHDGSVFTHLCDLVDILAGKPIAGWMAVCHDLGKTLTPESQWPSHHGHDDVGADVAEELGKRLKLPNRVREAGVAAARLHMKAAHYGELRAGTRVDMLTWLHKHELVEPLFEVVAADCGADVWPLAKRDLRDMLSVHLPGKQRMRGPVSGEKLRKLRCQKLAELDRQREEEASDSE
- a CDS encoding biotin--[acetyl-CoA-carboxylase] ligase yields the protein MPQNPFAGGGIWLWRDGAPELAGALSPEILAGSHPLWAADMARLAPWREVALGPEYGPAAGRWLVAEGDAGQVADAVLCVGRCGSSLDVARVFVAAGFLPPFSSVLALTQTSGRGQMRRDWVSPPGNLYAALSWPADSGPLGNAAPVVVGACLADALYDKGLAARVKWPNDLLVDGCKVGGILLEEQGGAVVAGIGINLSSAPDAAFLRREHAAPAAALGAFGEVPGAVTLWAELVKSGQTCYRQCVAVSGARELSRFLEGRLAWMGREVLVRESDADGFRARIVGLTEDGGLRLRRDDQGPGQDMTLLSGSISLLL